A stretch of the Ananas comosus cultivar F153 linkage group 14, ASM154086v1, whole genome shotgun sequence genome encodes the following:
- the LOC109719995 gene encoding transcription factor MYB36-like translates to MGRAPCCDKASVKKGPWSPEEDAKLKVYIEEHGTGGNWIAPPYKIGIKRCGKSCRLRWLNYLRPNIKHGDFSPEEDKIICSLYISIGSRWSIIAAQLPGRTDNDVKNYWNTKLKKRLLGKQRRELNGGWNEVVGSQTLNASALERIRLQIQLQQLHYHHNPSLCSSSKILQGQCSGNSTNGIVVSEPISTQVVEFDKIDVTNAEASENVDGFILDDLSSPSRDRYVEEDKRMKGAGLNWWAYGDESPMSSNGLFADHNFDSMVQGYGSPYDL, encoded by the exons atgggaaGGGCACCATGCTGTGACAAGGCAAGTGTGAAGAAGGGTCCATGGTCTCCTGAAGAGGATGCAAAGCTCAAGGTTTATATTGAGGAGCATGGAACTGGTGGCAACTGGATTGCACCTCCTTATAAGATTG GGATAAAGAGATGCGGAAAAAGCTGCAGATTGAGGTGGCTAAACTATCTAAGGCCCAACATTAAACACGGCGACTTCTCACCAGAAGAAGATAAAATTATTTGCAGCCTCTACATCAGTATTGGGAGCAG GTGGTCCATTATAGCCGCGCAGTTACCAGGAAGAACCGATAACGACGTTAAGAACTACTGGAACACCAAACTGAAGAAGAGGCTCCTCGGAAAGCAAAGGCGAGAGCTCAACGGAGGATGGAACGAGGTCGTCGGCTCGCAAACACTAAATGCATCGGCCCTCGAAAGAATTCGGCTACAAATACAGCTACAGCAACTCCACTACCACCACAACCCCTCTCTTTGCTCTAGTAGTAAGATTCTCCAAGGGCAATGTAGTGGTAATTCTACAAATGGTATAGTAGTGAGCGAGCCTATCTCAACTCAAGTTGTTGAATTCGACAAAATTGATGTGACGAATGCAGAAGCTAGTGAGAATGTAGACGGATTTATCTTAGATGATCTCTCTTCGCCTTCGCGCGATCGATATGTAGAGGAAGATAAGAGAATGAAAGGAGCGGGTTTGAATTGGTGGGCTTATGGGGATGAATCACCAATGAGTTCTAATGGCCTTTTTGCTGATCATAATTTTGATTCTATGGTTCAAGGGTATGGTTCCCCATATGATCTATAA
- the LOC109720453 gene encoding 26S proteasome regulatory subunit 4 homolog A, whose amino-acid sequence MGQGTPGGMGKQGLPGDRKHDGGDKKEKKFEPAAPPSRVGRKQRKQKGPEAAARLPAVTPLSKCRLRLLKLERIKDYLLMEEEFVANQERLRPHEDKSEEDRSKVDDLRGSPMSVGNLEELIDENHAIVSSSVGPEYYVSILSFVDKDQLEPGCAILMHNKVLSVVGILQDEVDPMVSVMKVEKAPLESYADIGGLDAQIQEIKEAVELPLTHPELYEDIGIKPPKGVILYGEPGTGKTLLAKAVANSTSATFLRVVGSELIQKYLGDGPKLVRELFRVADDLSPSIVFIDEIDAVGTKRYDAHSGGEREIQRTMLELLNQLDGFDSRGDVKVILATNRIESLDPALLRPGRIDRKIEFPLPDTKTRRRIFQIHTSKMTLADDVNLEEFVMTKDEFSGADIKAICTEAGLLALRERRMKVTHADFKKAKEKVMFKKKEGVPEGLYM is encoded by the exons ATGGGGCAGGGAACGCCCGGCGGCATGGGGAAGCAGGGTCTCCCCGGCGATCGCAAGCACGACGGCggagacaagaaggagaagaagttcGAGCCCGCGGCGCCCCCGTCGCGCGTTGGGCGGAAGCAGCGGAAGCAGAAGGGCCCCGAGGCCGCGGCGCGCCTCCCCGCCGTGACGCCGCTCTCGAAGTGTCGCCTCCGACTCCTCAAGCTCGAGCGCATCAAGGACTACCTCCTCATGGAGGAGGAGTTCGTCGCCAACCAGGAGCGACTCCGCCCCCACGAGGACAAGAGCGAGGAGGATCGATCCAAGGTCGACGATCTCCGAGGATCGCCCATGAGCGTCGGGAATCTCGAGGAGCTCATCGACGAGAACCACGCCATCGTCTCCTCCTCCGTCGGGCCTGAGTACTACGTCAGCATCCTCTCCTTCGTCGACAAGGACCAGCTCGAGCCCGGATGCGCCATTCTGATGCACAACAAG GTACTCTCTGTAGTTGGGATTTTGCAAGATGAAGTTGACCCGATGGTTTCTGTGATGAAAGTCGAGAAGGCTCCTCTGGAATCTTATGCCGATATTGGTGGCTTAGATGCCCAAATTCAAGAAATCAAGGAAGCAGTGGAACTTCCTTTGACCCATCCTGAGCTGTATGAGGACATTGGAATTAAGCCTCCTAAAGGAGTCATACTCTATGGAGAGCCTGGCACTGGGAAAACTCTACTTGCCAAg GCTGTGGCTAATTCTACGTCAGCAACTTTCTTACGTGTTGTGGGAAGTGAGTTGATTCAGAAGTATCTGGGTGATGGGCCCAAGCTAGTGAGAGAACTTTTCAGAGTGGCCGACGATCTGTCTCCTTCTATTGTCTTCATTGATGAAATAGATGCAGTTGGTACGAAAAG GTATGATGCTCATTCAGGAGGAGAGCGTGAAATTCAAAGAACCATGTTGGAGTTGCTGAACCAGTTGGATGGTTTTGACTCAAGAGGTGACGTTAAAGTTATTCTTGCAACAAACCGCATTGAGAGCCTTGATCCTGCTTTACTTCGACCTGGCCGAATTGATAGAAAGATTGAGTTTCCACTCCCAGATACTAAGACTAGGCGGCGTATTTTCCAG ATACACACATCTAAGATGACATTGGCTGATGATGTGAACCTCGAAGAATTCGTAATGACGAAGGATGAGTTCTCTGGGGCTGACATTAAAGCTATCTGTACTGAAGCTGGATTGCTTGCTTTAAGAGAGCGCAGGATGAAG GTGACGCATGCGGACTTCAAGAAGGCCAAGGAGAAGGTGATGTTCAAGAAGAAGGAAGGAGTGCCGGAGGGGCTCTACATGTGA